A stretch of DNA from Bacillus sp. Marseille-Q1617:
CCGTTACAGCGGGGGTGGATTTTGCTGCTGGGGATGCGATCGTTATAATTGATGCAGATCTTCAGGACCCTCCAGAAATGATTCCCGCTCTCATTTCCAAGTGGAAAGAGGGCTATGAGATTGTTTATGCAAAACGGAAGAAACGCTCCGGAGAAACGAAATTCAAACTTCTCACCGCTAAGTATTTCTATAAATTTCTTAACTATATGTCAGATATAGACATACCGAAGGATACAGGTGATTTTCGGATTATTGACCGAAAAGCAGCGGATGTTTTTAAAAGCATGACCGAGCGTAATCGTTTTGTCAGAGGAATGTTTTCCTGGGTAGGGTTCAATCAAACCTTCATTGAGTATGAAAGAGATGAACGATTTGCGGGAGAGACGAAATACCCGCTGAAGAAAATGATCAAATTTGCTTCAGACGGCATCATTGCTTTTTCAACCAAGCCCCTAAAATTAGTCATGACTTTGGGCTTCTTTTCGGTTTTGGTCTCCTTTTTAGTTCTTATATATGCCATTTCAATCAAACTATTTGGACGTGAAGTGGAAACGGGGTGGGCCTCCATAATGGTGGCCATTACATTCTTTAGTGGAGTTCAATTGCTGGGTATGGGCATAGTCGGTGAATACATCGCGAGAATATACGATGAAAGTAAAAACCGGCCTATTTATATAGTGAAAGATACTGTTAATATTAAGGAAGCATCTCACAGTAGTAGACGAAAAGATGTAATTTGATTTCGTCAGTGATTCGTAATAAATCAAATGAAAAAATTAAAGAATTGAGGCTGGGACGTAGGTGTTTTAGTCAAAGAAAAACCCGAACTAATTTGCATTCTTCGAGGCAAATTAGTTCGGGTTTTTAAATTTTTCAAAAGTACATTTAGATTTAGCTTTTACCAGCGGTTGATTGGAGTGCAAGACGAAGACTCCTGCGGGAAGAGTAGCTTATGTGAGACCCCGCAGCTTGCCGAGGAGGCTCACGGGCTACCCGCGGAAAGCGAAGTCTTGCACGGAAATCAATAGCGGTATTAAGAGACTATACTGAAATTGTTCATACGATGGTTTATTAGTTTTGTCCAGATTTTGATATTATTTATGAAAATGATTTAAAACGTTCTTAACGATTTGCGAGATATCTTTATCGCTTTCAAGAGTCCCGGTAAATGTAAGGGAACCGACTGAATACACTCCGCCTCCGTAAGGGGTATCGTAGTAAATCATATCAGAACCGCCTTGATTGGGATTCTGTCCCTTTGCAAGACGAACGAAATTCTTCGGTGTGTGAGGGGTGATCTTATCAGTCTCACCGCCTGCAGCACCACGTCCGTTTACTCCTGTTTCTCCGATTAACTCTCCAGTTTTCAACCCTGTATTTTTGAAAATCCAATGATCAGGTCTTTCCACCTTATAAGGAGTGTATGTCCCGTAACCTAGATAATTATAGGCTACTCCCAGGTGTTTTGACTCAGGTCTAGATAAGTCCCTCCACAGGCCGCCTTTTTCGTTTGTTAAGGTATGGTAGCCTTTATCTTTGCGTACTTCCATCTGATCCCCTTTTACAGCCACTTTCCAATAGATGCTGTTAGCTGAAAGATTAAGGACGTTTCCGCCTTTATTCAAAAAGGATTCAAACCCATTGTACATTTCCGTGGTCCAATATTCACTATGTGAGTTTAATGCTAACGTTTCATATTGCTGCAGAATCCCCGGTTGATGATGTAAATCATATTCAGATATTACATCATAGGAATATCCGTTTTTCTCCAGCCAGGATAGTAAGAACTTCTCTGCGAAAGGCAGATGAATACTGTCTTCGTAAGGGTTAATTCGTGGGTTTGGTCTCTGGAAGTTTAAGATTTGAGCATATTTGCGATTTGTACCATCGTTTATCTTGTAACCATAGAAAGAACCGCCGCCCCATAGATTATAAGATTCCCAGGTAAAGTTATTTGCGAGTACAGCAATTTTTGGTTTCGTGCTGCTTGAATTCTTTATTGTAAACATTATGTAGAATTCTTCGCCGCTCTGGTCATAAACCCTGGCACCGTAAAGGCCGCTCTTCCAATCAGAAGGAACTTGAAAAGAATAGCTGGTTGCCCATCTGGCTCCGTATTTATATGAATATTTTCGATAGTTTTGCTTTGTTCCTTTGAGTTCAACCTTCTCGAAAACGACGGAGTCTTCTTTTCCGAATCTCCTCACTTCTAAAGAGAAAGTGGGTTGAAGTGTATGAACCTTAAAATCAATTGTCTGACCGGGGCTATAGCTTGGTTTATCTGTATAACCTTCAATCGTATGGTTATTCTCAATGATCAATGCATCCGAATAATCATTTAATATTTCCTCTTGAACAGACCCAGGGCCACCTAAAAGAATATAATTTTTAATATTCTTTTCCTCAATGATTTTCTTCGTATCAACAGGCATGCTATCTGCCCTTGTAAGAAGAATGGGATTATTTTCTTTCGCTGCTAAGACGGATCCAGTGAGGGCATCAGCAAATGACAGACCCGTTGCGACAAAGGCTTCATCAGTTGGAAGATTCTTCTGTCTAATCAGATTTGCTGCTACAGCGTAACGGTCTGACCCTCCAATTCGTTCTGGATTGGGCAGCTTCCCGGCCACTTCTTTTCCAACGCTTCCTTCTCCTCCCATGATGATCGTAGAGGTGAATTTTTTGTTTTTCAGAAACTGTGAAACAGATGCTGGAATATCGCTTTTTCGAGTAAGCAGAATAGGGTAACTATTTCTAGCGGCATAAGGTGCTACCGACAGGGCATCTGCAAACGTCATCCCCGTGGCGATAACGGCTGTATCTTTTATATGAAGGTTATTTGCGACATTGGCAGATACATCATACCTGTCTTTCCCGCCAATTCTATGAATATCTCTAATTCCTATCTTATTTAAGTCCTCGACAACCTTCTGGGAGACACTTGCGGGTCCTCCAACAAGTACAACCTTTGAAGATTTTAAGCGGATGAGTTCATCCTTTGTAGTACTGGTTAAAGAATTGGCATGTGTAAGCAAGATTGGTGCATCGTCTTGGTAAGCTAATGGAGTAGCCGATAAAGCATCGGCGAAAGCAAGGTAGTTTACTAAATAGACAGTTTGAGATTCTGCCCATCCTTTCTGTGAAACGTTCACAGCAACTTCAAACCGGTCTTTGCCGCCAAGTCTTTCCACCTCATTCTTCTGTGCACTCGCTTCTGATCCCAAAGTCAGTAAAAACAGCAGTAGAAACAAAATCTTTACCTTTTTCAACTTCATCCCCCTAATAAATGTAAAAATAGCAATCTAGTATCTAATAATACCATAATAATTCCATATAAAGTAATAAAAATGAGATGTTTTACTTAGTTTATTTATAGTGTGGAAGGGGTATATGGATGGAGTTTTTGGGGGTGTCAAGGCCCACTACCTATTATGCATAAAATCCTTTATTAATTTAATTGGCACGGAGGGGAGTTTATTCTCCTTTTGTTAAATTTACACTAGAGGTGGTTTTGTGTTTAAAAAATACATGCGTTTCAATGTGAAAATTCTTCCGATGTATATTGTACTGTCATTCCTATTACTTGTAGCGATTTTTCTCGGAGAAGACGGAGGAGAATATATCAACGAGGTTTCGACAGCAATATTTCAATTGGTGATACTTGCTCTAATTCCAAATATTATTTAGATGAGTATGAATAGAAAAGAACCGGGGAATTTTTTGGGTTTTTTAGGGGTGATTCCTTACCGGTTCCG
This window harbors:
- a CDS encoding glycosyltransferase family 2 protein, with translation MKELISIVIPMYYEEEVAQECYDRLKSVMEDNKIRYEFIFVNDGSTDKTLDILTEIADRDSQAKIVNFARNFGHQTAVTAGVDFAAGDAIVIIDADLQDPPEMIPALISKWKEGYEIVYAKRKKRSGETKFKLLTAKYFYKFLNYMSDIDIPKDTGDFRIIDRKAADVFKSMTERNRFVRGMFSWVGFNQTFIEYERDERFAGETKYPLKKMIKFASDGIIAFSTKPLKLVMTLGFFSVLVSFLVLIYAISIKLFGREVETGWASIMVAITFFSGVQLLGMGIVGEYIARIYDESKNRPIYIVKDTVNIKEASHSSRRKDVI
- a CDS encoding N,N-dimethylformamidase beta subunit family domain-containing protein is translated as MKKVKILFLLLFLLTLGSEASAQKNEVERLGGKDRFEVAVNVSQKGWAESQTVYLVNYLAFADALSATPLAYQDDAPILLTHANSLTSTTKDELIRLKSSKVVLVGGPASVSQKVVEDLNKIGIRDIHRIGGKDRYDVSANVANNLHIKDTAVIATGMTFADALSVAPYAARNSYPILLTRKSDIPASVSQFLKNKKFTSTIIMGGEGSVGKEVAGKLPNPERIGGSDRYAVAANLIRQKNLPTDEAFVATGLSFADALTGSVLAAKENNPILLTRADSMPVDTKKIIEEKNIKNYILLGGPGSVQEEILNDYSDALIIENNHTIEGYTDKPSYSPGQTIDFKVHTLQPTFSLEVRRFGKEDSVVFEKVELKGTKQNYRKYSYKYGARWATSYSFQVPSDWKSGLYGARVYDQSGEEFYIMFTIKNSSSTKPKIAVLANNFTWESYNLWGGGSFYGYKINDGTNRKYAQILNFQRPNPRINPYEDSIHLPFAEKFLLSWLEKNGYSYDVISEYDLHHQPGILQQYETLALNSHSEYWTTEMYNGFESFLNKGGNVLNLSANSIYWKVAVKGDQMEVRKDKGYHTLTNEKGGLWRDLSRPESKHLGVAYNYLGYGTYTPYKVERPDHWIFKNTGLKTGELIGETGVNGRGAAGGETDKITPHTPKNFVRLAKGQNPNQGGSDMIYYDTPYGGGVYSVGSLTFTGTLESDKDISQIVKNVLNHFHK